AAAAACACCGCATTCAGAAAAGTCGAGCTTGATCGCTGGAAACGTGACCGTCGTACAGGAATCCATACCGATGTGAGACCGACAACACACGCGACACATGAGGGGACAAGAATAAAGTGAGATGAGCGGGACAAACTCAAATCCTAAAGCCGCATTTCGCGTTGACGGCGCGCGAAACTGAAGCTCGACGTGTCGCCCAACAGAAGACAGacaggagaaggggaggagagcagcagaTCATCAGAAAGGAAGTAGGTGACACAAGCAACCAAAATGTAGGGCTCACACAGAGGCTCGCGGGCCCAGGCCCGCACGACTTCGTCGATGGAGATGGGGAGGGAGTGAAAAAAACGGAGCTGCAAGATGCGCCGGGAGCCGCACGAGGCGGTCTTCTCTTCACCCGCTTCAcaggcgccgacgcgcgtTGGCTCCCTGTGTGTCCGCAGCCTCGCTTACATGTCGGGCGGGATACCGTAGGCCATCTGCaccggccgccgctgcggagggggagggccgTACATCTGGGGTGGCGGAGGACCGGCAGCGTACGGGAGacactgcggcagctgcggggCGCCATACATGGgctgcgggggagggggcgcgccATAGCTGTAGTTTTGTGGCGCCTGAACAGCGCCGTAGCCGTACccctgcgacggcggctgctgtggcggtgggggaggagcaCCGCATGCGTACCTCTGCGGTTGTGGTGGAGTCACGTAGCCGTACTGTACTTGCGGCCTCGGCGCAGCCGAGGGACTGTAGaccaccggcggcggaggccCTAGCGGAGCAGGGGGGTACGACTGCAGTACAATCCCCTGGGTTGGCGGCACGTAGTTCTTCGGCGGACGGTATGTCTGGCCCGTAGATGGCATCATGGTATCCCCCTCGAGCGATAAGGTGAGCCGGTCGCCAGGTCCCGGGTCGCGGCCAAAGTCCACTGCGAGGACGCGCAAGTGCAGCTCCGAGGATGAGCCCTTCGTTCCCTCGAGAAGCACCCAGGTATcgatgacgacgccgcgGGTTAGGCCGTTGAGGGAGAGGCTGTAGCTTCCGAGGAGGTCGTCGACGATGACGTTGTCGTTCCACAGCTCGAACACTACCTGCATCGAGTCGTAGTCGGCGACCTGAAACTTGAAGAGCTCATTCCAGACGGGGTTAAGGCAGTTCTCGGCTACGTGGGTCTTGTATTTAATCTGCGACTTCTTACTGTTGCCCAACTTGACCTTTACGTACGGGTCGGGTTTACCCACCCTCTGCACGTTCGCCACATTGCGGGCACCGCAGACACGGATCTCGAGGCGGCCCATCACTCGGGAGGCGACaatgcagagagagagaaacgaaaaggaTGGAGAACGAGGAAAGACGTACACTAAAAAAGGGGGTCGAGGCGAGAGTGTGCACGGTGAAGGTGAGtgagaggacggcggcgcttcGCACGTTAGGTGGATCGCGAGAGCGCGTGACTGGCGGAAGCGGAGCACCGTGACACAGCACAAGGAGGATGAGGGGAGTAGAACAGAGATGAAGCCCGCTAGTGCAGGGTGAGCTGGTGAAAAAGACCGCGGCTGCCATAGGGctggggcctgtgacagcTACCGTCTCCCATCACGCTTCTCATCCATCGCAATACGCCGATAAGACTCTGCGCCGTAGCTGGCTGCAGGCACGCGTGAATGGCTCGAGTTCCGCAGAGAAGGCGTACGACACCGCCACCTAGGAGGTGCGGGTTGAACACTTGCGAGGGACGTGTTCACGAAGAGTCCACCAACCGCAACGCACGCCGCGCCTACAGAGAGCATGCTTTTTAGACTAGTCAtagtcagcagcagcgaccggGTGCCGAGAAGGGGAGAACCAAAGAGCGTATAGAGGAGACAGACAAGAGAAGCGCACACTACACAGAAAACAGCacaacacacatacacaccgagagagtgagaggcgcgcccctcttccctcccaccctccctccctccccccaaaacCGAAGAGCACAAAGAGGAAGCGCAACAGCAGGTGTCCGAAGAGGAAGTTTCACGCAGCGCAACAGCCGGTGGCGCGCCTACACGGCAGGGAAGGCGAGCGAAGAGAGGGGACCACCGgcacgtctctctcctcgtcgcGTTATTTACCCTTCTTTCAAACGAGAGGAGAGGTGACACAACGATGGCGGGCGTCTGTTCGCCACCTTCGCATGGGCGCGTATTCCAGAACGGTCGTGcgggtgagagaggagggggaggagggaaacCGGCGAAGACAAGGCCGCAATAAGCGAGGGGGCTTCGGCGCGGCAACAGAGCATGTGCGTGCCCGAGAGAGCACGCACGTGAGGGCAGCGCCCCGTGTGCTGGCTGGCCCACATCATCACTACAGCAGCCATGAAACACGCGTCGAGCAGACTGCGAAGGGGAAGCGGATAATGAAGCAGAGAAACAACAACATAAAAGAGGCGCTACACAATAGGGCAGTTCAAACCCACAAGccaagaggagaagggacTCTGCGACGGCACACGGCGTATGCATCACCATCCCGTTAAGGGGCGATCCCGCCTCCAACACTCCGAGACCCACCCAGTGACCCTCAACAGATACTCTGCCGTTTACAGCGTGCCATAACATCCGCGGTTTGTGTAGGCGTGTGAGTAtgagtgtgagtgtgtgtttgtgtgtgtgtatgtgtatgtgtagaTCGGGGACACATAAAAGAGTGAGCTCGTATAAAGCGACGCTGCTCAACTCCGCGCCGTCAGACACACGGACGCCTCTTCGTCGCCGACAAGTGCGGCCGTGTGTTTGAGCAGACATGACTCACCGCGCCTGAATGCCCTCTCCATGGTGCGTCTGTCGGTGAGGCATTGGATTTCAGTCCGACGATGCAGACGaaagcgaaacaaaaaaaaaacggcgcACAAGACCCGACGGCGAAAGAGAATTCACGAAGGACGCAAACAGCTCTTCAGAGAGGTCGGCCTGGAGAGCAGGTGCATCCTACTCCCTGGGCGGTGGAAAACACAACAGCCAATCGCAGAGCAACTCGACAGCTCATCTACTGCAGAGGTGCCGAAGCAGGTAAACGCACCGCTCAGTCTACGCTGTCCCCTTCCGCGCTTCGAAATGTGCGAGCCTACCCTGTTTCTTCCTTCTTTCCTGTGTCTGCCAGCGATGCACGGCATTCATCAATGACAGTCTAGAGGGTTAATGCCTGGCGATGTGCCGCTGTTTCAAGGAGCATGGAGGAGACGGTATCCTGCAGAACCTCGGGCCCGGGCGCAGACGGAGAAGCACTCTCTGTGGGCTGCTGTTGCTTATGCCCGCTGAAGTAGAGCAGACGCTAAAAGGAGAACGCGACCATTTGCTGTGGCCGTGCATGGTACGCCCGTAGACGTACGGTCGAGGCTGTCGCTACCGCGGTGGCCGAAGCACGCCGTCTGGCGTACGGGTTCTCCGTTTGTATAGCTGGGTGCAGTAAAAATACGCGTCACTACTCCCTGCGCAGTGCAttgccgaggagctgcgcctcaATCTTCTCGGAAGGTTGGCGGTCGCGCTAGCGCGACCGCGCAGAGCACTCGCGCGACTCCGCATGGCCTACGGAGGCACCTTTTCGATGTTCCGTGGAGCGCGGCTCGAGTCAGAGACTGAAAAAAGCACACATGCGGTCCCCCGTCACCAATGCCTGTCTTCCTCAGCGGCAAGTGCGTCTCTGTCGTCGTGCCTTAGCGCACCCCACCATACCGATAGTGTTCCTCGTCCCCTCTTCGTGCCTTGCCCCTTTCCCTAAGCGACTCGGTGGAGGACAAATAGCAGCGACTTGCCGGCATCGCCATGTACACATCTCACACCTCATTCCACAGCAGGTGAGAGAGCATCTCAGCGTCGCGACTGATAAGCGAtgtcgctgctggacggctGCTCAACCATTCGGCGGTCATGCCAAGGTGCGTGGCAGGCGCTAGGGATGTGATACCCGTGAAGCGTccgtcgcacacgcacatctcGAAGCGACTTTCCCGCGGAGTATGCCGTTCACCTTGTGTTTCTTGTGTACTCTAATGATGGCGTAGAGTTGCAGGTTCAGCGATGTGCTGCTTAGTAGCGTAGGTGATGAGTGTGAGAGACATGTGCTTACggtggaagagagaagaacaGCCGTGAGGCAGCAGGTACATCGAGAAGGaaaacggcagcgacgcagaAGTCCACAGCCGAGTCTGTGGCAGGAGCTCGGAGCAACCActtcgtgtgtgtctctcgtGCGTTTGTGAGAGCGATCACGTAGCCCTGTGCGCCCATCGAGATGCTGCGCACCAGGCTTTAGCAAGGCGAGGTGAGGCAATACGATTGCCCTTCCGCTTTTcattttccttttctttgcttGTTGGGGGAGCATGGAGGTGTCGACGACGCACCGGCACTCAAGCAAGCACTAGCAGGCACGTAAGAATCGACTGTGTGACACCGAACGGCCCATTCACTGGAAAACAACACTCTCAAGAGCTCTCGGCAGGAAGAAAAGTTCGGAGGGCAAAAGGGAAAAAAaacgaacgaaaaaaaaggcaaagCAGCACTCCATCATGACAGAGGAGTGACCTGTTAGTGAAGCGGCAACACCCTCATCTCCCCACAGGTACATGCAGGCATAATCATCTATGAagcaggaagagagaggggggatgatggtggtggtggtggggagggaggggaggggagaaaggTGCGTTACGCGCGAGTACAGGGACAAACAGCCGAGAGgagaacaaaaaacaaaCTACAAACCGGCCTCGAGGGCGACTGGGCAGAGAGCAATAGATCGCGGACCAGGCGTGGAAAGCAAGACGAAACAgtcgagaaagagagaagctGCGGCGCGGAAGGCGAAGACGCAGATGGAGAGGCGAGAAACGATGAAGCATGTGGTCGCCAACGCCAAGCGCAGATCTGGCTTCCACGACACCAAGTTCGTGTGCaaatatacatatacatatacatatatatatatatatgtgcatATGTACATGTAGATGTCAAGGCAGGAGTGAGCTCAAACCAAGCATCGGGAGAACAGCGCGAGAGGCATAGAATCGTTGAGCACTACAAAAAGAGCAGTGCGCATGTAACCTGTAGACTCCCCCCTGGCACATTGAGTGAGCAGTTACACCTGCACGTGCACAAGGAGAATGCAGGATTGACTTAGCGTAGGAGGCGTTGAGGGGGATTGAGGGGTAAAACGGGAAAGAAGAACGGAAGATAGATATTTAAATAAAAATGGTGCAAGAAAGCAGCAAAACGAAAATATCGCAGTTGACCAGAGTCTCGAGTGCACCTGCtttcatgtgtgtgtgtgtgcgtgtgccggtgtgcctgtgtgcctgtcTCTCGGACGAGAAGAGGAGCAACAACGAGCGCCACCATGACCACCACAACAGAAAGAAGACGAGCACCTAAAGTCCAGGAAGCAAACACAAATAAAAGGCAGCAACCTATAGAAagcacggcgtcgtcgcACTAAAGCGCCAAGacgttttttgttgtgttttGTTTCATCATTTTGCTTCTCTTTTCGGATCGTGTAGGCACTTGCGACGCACATTTAAGCCACGCTCTTGCACGACAACACTCGCCCTCTTGCCCGGTACGCGCGGGACAAGTCAAACTCATAGGCAAGGAGAGCTACACTGCATCAAACCGTGCAGCTGTGTGTACAAGGAAGCGAAAGCGAAAAACAATACAGAAAAATAGTAagcaagcgagagagagagagagagagaaataGCACTTGCTAAAAGAAGCGACCAGTCATTGCCTTAGCCGCTACCAGTAGCTTAAAGAGTAGAATGCCTACGTAGACCAGCGCAATCGTGATAAAAAGAGTGAACACAAGCATCGGAGCAAGAGCCGCATCTACCATTCTCCGAGCAACAACGTAGCAGCCGCCTGCCGCCAGCATTTGGGGGCATGTGCTGCAAAGGTTTACGTTATACGCGTCCATGACATCGCAACTCTGCAGGAACCCGGTGCAGTTGCGCCGGCTATAGAAGGCGCAGAGATCGAGTGTTCGGTGGCTCACCATGTGCTTGTAAATGGCCCCCTTTGTAATGTTCGCCAGGATGAGCACGATGCACATGATGCAGCAGACCGTTGAGAAGAAGGCAAAAAAAACGTGCATGCCCACTAACATTGTGCACTCGCGAAGCGGCAAGTGCACCACTGTGGCGTACACGATGCCGGTGATGCCGGTGATTCCCCACACAACGATTGCTGCCAAGAAGCTCCTCATAAACTTGCTCAGGAAGGTTATGATGAGGGAGTCGCTCACAGTGCTCAACGACACGCTGAGAAGCATCGCGAAGATCATGgtgacgacgaggatgaccACTGCTGCAAGGAAGGCGCCCTGCGGAATTTTCGTGAGATAGAGGATGCCCGTACTGGAGAAGAGGCCAGCAGGCGCGCGAtaacgctgcagctgccgctcctcgcgGGCGCGTtttcgctccttctccgccgcgatggcgcggTCGGCCTTGACGAGAGCGGCAAGCTCCTCATGCACCAGCCGATTCACCAGCTCACGGTCCACATCCGGCCACGCACACCGGGCAGACAGGAATGCGTAGAGCGGCACCTGGCGCGGGTTGTTACCCTCGCTCGTGTGCACCAGGTAGCGCCGCACAAACATGCGCAGGCACTGCATGTCGTCAATGTGCTTCGCCGGGTTCTGGAAGAGCGAGTAGAAGATGGCGTTCGGGTCGCGACCAAATTCGACGTCGTGGATGCTCTTGCGCAAGAAGGTCACGTACGGGATCGGCCCGATGGATCCGCTGAAGCGCCGAAAGGCCCTGACTTGCAAACCGCGGCTCACAGAAccggcaccaccggcgcccTCCGCCAACAAAAGTCGAGCGGcctccgacacacactccctCACATCCCCGTCGCGCACTTCGGCAGTTTCTAGCTCCGCCACGGTTgtcagcggcaccgcgggCGCCAAGCTGCCGGCGGCATCCGTTgcacacagcacacacggATCCGCTGTGATGGAAAGCGCCCTTTCATCGTCAGCACTCGCTTCGCCCTCCTTAG
This Leishmania major strain Friedlin complete genome, chromosome 31 DNA region includes the following protein-coding sequences:
- a CDS encoding putative c2 domain protein — translated: MGRLEIRVCGARNVANVQRVGKPDPYVKVKLGNSKKSQIKYKTHVAENCLNPVWNELFKFQVADYDSMQVVFELWNDNVIVDDLLGSYSLSLNGLTRGVVIDTWVLLEGTKGSSSELHLRVLAVDFGRDPGPGDRLTLSLEGDTMMPSTGQTYRPPKNYVPPTQGIVLQSYPPAPLGPPPPVVYSPSAAPRPQVQYGYVTPPQPQRYACGAPPPPPQQPPSQGYGYGAVQAPQNYSYGAPPPPQPMYGAPQLPQCLPYAAGPPPPQMYGPPPPQRRPVQMAYGIPPDM